The Mytilus trossulus isolate FHL-02 chromosome 13, PNRI_Mtr1.1.1.hap1, whole genome shotgun sequence genome has a segment encoding these proteins:
- the LOC134694079 gene encoding uncharacterized protein LOC134694079 encodes MELAAELKCCSELAISNSQKIESLETETTKQEEDNIPKNIRAQHNQDIKVWEDDECTFLKTRATYHILKSLPSNDCIIVTGSSGCGKSSNIHHAALQLRDRWGYEIIPVLTGPIDIINYYNESKKQVFVVDDICGKESINIQTLNNWRDNSERLEKIFKTVEHETNSTFSQITGSKLMISCRLHIYKEEQFQLFKLLTRKECNLLSTDMCLLQDERKLMLEKYIPKAITDSVMKVDEKVDFFPLLCKLAKCKTTKEVIELFTAPVDSIIENINHIVSEKKEQFFALALCLLFDDKFNTDWLKLKSISAEEKKDRLADILKEFEIDLSKEMQRNALKSGFTTLEGTYLKKIGSEYRIIHDKIHEMAAVTCGQRLPECFIKYAPPEFIRDHFIFKSVIEGPVKNDVILLSFDTEKEYFERLLSDLKKKSASCGYLDLVQFLVDTVKCNVNFKNESPALYKALEGGKTDVVKFLCENNASVSKWNMYGNSPLHLACKGGFTDTAELLLENNADVAKCNDSGESPLYVACRGGHVNTVKLLLLYNASVSQCDKHGGRSPLHIVCDRGNADVNLCDKEAHTPLDTARNSEFSEIVTLLEESLGLQTPHLK; translated from the exons ATGGAGCTTGCAGCTGAATTAA AATGTTGTAGTGAACTGGCAATCAGTAATTCCCAAAAAATTGAAAGCTTAGAGACTGAAACAACAAAGCAAGAAGAAGACAATATTCCAAAGAATATTAGAG ctcaGCACAATCAAGATATCAAAGTTTGGGAGGATGATGAATGTACTTTTCTTAAAACCAGAGCAACATATCACATACTTAAATCTTTACCTTCCAATGATTGCATTATTGTCACAGGCAGTTCGGGTTGTGGTAAATCTTCAAACATTCATCATGCTGCCTTACAGTTGCGTGACAGGTGGGGATATGAGATAATACCTGTTTTAACAGGACCAATAgacattataaattattataatgaaaGCAAAAAACAAGTGTTTGTTGTAGATGATATTTGTGGAAAAGAATCTATCAATATTCAGACATTAAACAATTGGAGAGATAATTCAGAAAGATTggagaaaatattcaaaactgtaGAACATGAAACTAACAGCACTTTTTCACAGATAACAGGTTCAAAGTTAATGATTTCGTGTaggttacatatatataaagaagaaCAGTTTCAATTATTTAAGTTACTCACAAGAAAAGAATGTAATTTATTATCAACAGATATGTGCCTGCTGCAAGACGAAAGAAAGTTAATGTTGGAAAAGTACATACCAAAGGCCATTACTGACAGTGTAATGAAAGTCGATGAAAAAGTTGATTTCTTCCCTTTGCTCTGTAAATTggcaaaatgtaaaacaacaaaagaagTCATTGAACTTTTTACAGCTCCTGTGGATAGCATTATAGAGAACATAAACCACATTGTTagtgaaaaaaaagaacagttttTTGCTCTTGCTCTATGTTTATTATTTGATGATAAATTCAATACAGATTGGCTTAAATTGAAATCAATTTCAGCGGAGGAGAAGAAGGACCGGCTTGCAGACATTCTTAAAGAATTTGAAATAGATTTATCCAAGGAAATGCAAAGAAATGCTTTAAAATCTGGGTTTACAACTTTAGAAGGcacatatttaaagaaaataggCAGCGAGTACAGAATTatacatgacaaaattcatGAAATGGCAGCTGTAACCTGTGGCCAGCGCCTTCCagaatgttttataaaatatgctCCCCCTGAATTTATTCGTGACCATTTCATCTTTAAATCTGTCATAGAAGGACCTGTAAAGAATGATGTTATATTACTATCATTTGATACAGAAAAAGAGTATTTTGAAAGATTGTtgagtgatttaaaaaaaa AATCGGCATCATGTGGCTATCTTGATCTAGTTCAGTTTTTGGTTGATACTGTTAAATGTaatgtaaactttaaaaatgaaagtccAGCTTTATATAAAGCCTTAGAGGGAGGAAAAACAGatgttgttaaatttttatgcGAGAACAATGCTAGCGTTTCAAAGTGGAACATGTATGGAAATTCCCCATTGCATTTGGCTTGTAAAGGAGGATTTACAGATACAGCTGAGTTGTTATTGGAGAACAATGCTGATGTCGCTAAGTGTAACGACAGTGGAGAGTCTCCATTGTATGTGGCTTGTAGAGGAGGACATGTAAATACAGTAAAACTTTTATTGCTGTACAATGCTAGTGTTTCGCAGTGTGATAAACATGGAGGACGGTCACCGTTACATATAGTGTGTGATAGAG GAAATGCAGATGTTAATCTTTGTGATAAAGAAGCACATACACCATTAGATACTGCTCGTAACTCAGAATTTAGTGAAATTGTAACACTTCTTGAGGAAAGTCTCGGCTTGCAAACACcgcatttaaaataa